One genomic window of Dehalococcoidia bacterium includes the following:
- a CDS encoding phosphatase PAP2 family protein, translating to MHWATTPRGRATLRLAIEATILVFAYLAYEAVRRFVAPSSHEAFGHAFSIIQFEQQIGFFFEPSLQGIIVDHHWLVTFFNWVYVWGYLPVIGAAALYLYIRHHDFYTRYRNAFLLSGAIGLIIFATMPVAPPRMFPELGFVDTVRDHSSVYQQFEGSDLVNEFAAVPSFHFGWILLVGLALIQTNRNILMRGLAVTLPLMMLLAILFTANHYWIDAVIGGAIVLGALAIVRALEHVHLPQWRPAASRRLSQ from the coding sequence ATGCATTGGGCAACCACGCCCCGTGGGAGGGCGACCCTGAGACTGGCGATCGAGGCGACGATCCTCGTATTCGCGTACCTGGCGTACGAGGCGGTGCGCCGTTTCGTCGCGCCAAGCTCTCATGAGGCCTTTGGGCACGCCTTCAGCATCATCCAGTTCGAGCAGCAGATCGGCTTCTTCTTTGAGCCGTCGTTACAGGGGATCATCGTCGACCATCACTGGTTGGTCACGTTCTTCAACTGGGTCTACGTGTGGGGCTACCTGCCCGTGATCGGGGCGGCGGCGCTCTATCTGTACATTCGCCACCATGACTTCTACACGCGTTATCGCAACGCCTTCCTGCTCTCGGGCGCGATCGGGCTCATCATCTTCGCCACGATGCCCGTCGCACCACCGCGCATGTTTCCGGAGTTGGGTTTCGTCGATACGGTGCGCGACCACTCGAGCGTCTACCAGCAGTTCGAAGGATCGGACCTGGTAAACGAGTTCGCCGCCGTCCCGAGCTTCCACTTTGGCTGGATCTTGCTTGTCGGACTGGCGCTGATCCAGACCAACCGCAATATCCTGATGCGCGGGCTTGCCGTGACGCTGCCGCTCATGATGCTGCTCGCGATCCTCTTCACCGCGAACCACTACTGGATTGATGCCGTGATCGGCGGCGCGATCGTGCTCGGCGCGCTAGCCATCGTGCGGGCGCTGGAGCACGTACACCTGCCGCAGTGGCGGCCAGCGGCGTCACGGCGCCTGTCGCAATAG
- the pstA gene encoding phosphate ABC transporter permease PstA: MAFVDGSTGEISLQATGAVARRQALSRASRYVLLAATLVGVGVLLYLGYETIDRGGSRLSIDFLTSYPSRFAERAGLRSSLIGWFWVLGLTVILAIPIAIGTAIWMEEFAPRNRVLTLVKLNLANLAGVPSIIYGILGLALFVRFMDLGPSILAGSLTLALMILPMTVIASQEAIRQVPPSIRHGALALGATRWQMVWNHVLPGAMPGIMTGMILAVSRAAGETAALIMIGAFTFIAYDNTRPTEDFTTVPVQIYNWTIRPQEAFRQNAAAAIIVLMVFVLTLNLIAAVIRERFRSE, from the coding sequence ATGGCGTTCGTCGACGGTTCGACAGGGGAGATCTCGCTCCAGGCGACGGGTGCCGTCGCGCGTCGGCAGGCGCTTTCACGCGCATCGCGCTACGTGCTGCTCGCCGCGACGCTGGTCGGCGTCGGTGTGCTCCTGTACCTCGGCTACGAGACGATCGATCGCGGCGGCTCGCGCCTGAGCATCGACTTTCTGACGAGCTACCCTTCCCGATTCGCCGAGCGCGCCGGGCTGCGTTCGTCGTTGATCGGATGGTTCTGGGTATTGGGGCTGACCGTGATCCTGGCGATCCCCATCGCCATCGGCACGGCGATCTGGATGGAGGAGTTCGCGCCGCGCAACCGCGTGCTCACGCTCGTGAAGCTTAATCTCGCGAATCTTGCCGGCGTGCCCAGCATCATTTACGGCATCCTCGGGTTGGCGCTCTTCGTGCGCTTCATGGACCTGGGACCGAGCATTCTCGCCGGCTCGCTCACGCTCGCGCTGATGATCCTGCCGATGACCGTCATCGCGTCACAGGAGGCGATCCGCCAGGTACCGCCGAGCATTCGGCACGGCGCGCTCGCGCTGGGAGCGACGCGTTGGCAGATGGTCTGGAACCATGTCCTTCCCGGCGCCATGCCCGGCATCATGACCGGCATGATCCTCGCCGTATCGCGCGCAGCCGGCGAGACGGCCGCGTTGATCATGATCGGCGCCTTCACGTTCATCGCCTACGACAACACCCGCCCGACAGAAGACTTCACGACGGTACCTGTGCAGATCTACAACTGGACCATCCGGCCGCAGGAGGCGTTCCGCCAGAACGCGGCCGCTGCCATTATCGTGTTGATGGTCTTCGTGCTGACCCTCAACCTTATTGCCGCCGTCATCCGCGAGCGGTTTCGGAGTGAATGA
- a CDS encoding PstS family phosphate ABC transporter substrate-binding protein: MRRPRLESSKPLMLALALVAMSFVAFAACGDDDDANGADNTPAAGEIDYGSLGGSLRVDGSSTVFPIAEAVAEEFSNESNVRVNVGFSGTGGGFERFCRGEIEVSDASRPIEQDEIDACADEGITDILEFQVAIDALTVVANSNNDFLECLTVQQLHDIFTGTASNWNDIDPAFPDDGIVRFFPGTDSGTFDYFVEAIIEGVDETAAHTGDGTASEDDNVLAQGVEGDDNGLGYFGFAYFQEAGQQLKAIAIDGGEGCVEPSLETALDGSYQPLSRPLFIYTRESFLRDRPEVLGFMKYFMDNTNTLSEEVGYVPLSDNLLAEQQTKIEPFLP, translated from the coding sequence GTGCGAAGACCACGATTGGAGAGCAGCAAGCCTCTTATGCTGGCGCTGGCGCTCGTCGCCATGAGCTTCGTTGCCTTCGCGGCGTGTGGCGACGACGACGACGCAAATGGAGCCGACAACACACCGGCGGCCGGCGAGATCGACTACGGCAGTCTCGGCGGCTCTCTCCGCGTCGACGGATCGTCGACGGTCTTCCCGATCGCGGAGGCCGTGGCGGAGGAATTCAGCAACGAGTCGAATGTGCGCGTGAACGTCGGCTTTTCGGGCACCGGTGGCGGCTTCGAGCGCTTCTGCCGCGGCGAGATCGAGGTCAGCGACGCGTCGCGCCCCATCGAGCAGGATGAGATCGATGCCTGCGCGGACGAGGGCATTACTGACATCCTCGAGTTCCAGGTGGCGATCGACGCGCTGACCGTCGTCGCCAACTCGAACAACGACTTTCTCGAGTGTCTCACGGTGCAGCAGTTGCACGACATCTTCACCGGCACCGCCAGCAATTGGAACGACATCGACCCGGCGTTCCCCGATGACGGCATCGTCCGCTTCTTCCCCGGCACGGACTCCGGCACCTTCGACTACTTCGTCGAGGCGATCATCGAGGGCGTCGACGAGACCGCGGCGCACACCGGCGATGGCACGGCGTCGGAGGATGACAACGTGCTCGCGCAGGGCGTCGAGGGCGACGACAACGGCCTCGGGTACTTCGGATTCGCCTACTTCCAGGAAGCGGGCCAGCAATTGAAGGCGATCGCCATCGACGGCGGCGAGGGCTGCGTCGAACCGTCGCTGGAGACCGCGCTCGATGGCAGCTATCAACCGCTCAGTCGGCCGCTGTTCATCTACACCCGGGAGAGTTTCCTGCGTGACCGGCCAGAGGTGCTCGGCTTCATGAAGTACTTCATGGACAACACCAACACGCTGAGCGAGGAAGTCGGTTATGTCCCCCTGTCCGACAACCTGCTCGCCGAGCAGCAGACGAAGATCGAACCCTTCTTGCCGTAA
- a CDS encoding PQQ-dependent sugar dehydrogenase, which yields MRTRLSLFAAVLGAFALLAAACPRPNGYQAAHVFGHIDYAGMLALEPIPGEAGYVAVVTQGGVIYKVNIANPSEPASVFLDVRDRMIGDPRDEEGLLGLAFAPDYAASRRFYVYYTAGGPRRSVIARYAAGATANPASEQRILEIPQPYANHNGGALVFGPDGMLYIASGDGGSGGDPHGNGRNTNTLLGKILRIDVARDRYTIPADNPFASGGGRGEVWAYGLRNPWRITFDAATGQLWAGDVGQGEWEEVDRIVPGGNYGWNTLEGYECYTASTCSAAGTFLPRAAYSHEFGCSVTGGYVYRGNAMPELQGWYVYGDFCSGKVWAVNAATNEGAAIPLADTGLAISSFAVLSDGELYLVTFNNAIYRLERKP from the coding sequence ATGCGAACTCGCCTTTCCTTGTTTGCGGCAGTCCTCGGCGCGTTCGCCTTGCTGGCCGCCGCCTGCCCCAGGCCCAACGGCTACCAGGCCGCGCACGTCTTCGGCCACATCGACTACGCAGGGATGCTGGCGTTGGAGCCGATCCCCGGAGAGGCCGGCTACGTGGCAGTCGTCACCCAGGGCGGCGTCATCTACAAGGTGAACATCGCCAATCCGTCTGAGCCCGCGTCGGTTTTCCTCGATGTCCGCGACCGGATGATCGGCGACCCGCGGGACGAAGAAGGCCTGCTGGGCCTGGCGTTCGCGCCCGACTACGCCGCCAGCCGCCGGTTCTACGTGTACTACACGGCCGGCGGCCCGCGCCGGAGCGTCATTGCTCGTTACGCGGCCGGCGCGACGGCGAATCCTGCATCTGAGCAGCGCATTCTCGAGATTCCGCAGCCGTACGCGAACCACAACGGTGGCGCGCTCGTATTTGGGCCGGACGGCATGCTGTACATCGCATCCGGCGATGGCGGATCAGGCGGCGATCCGCACGGGAACGGCCGGAACACCAACACGCTGCTCGGAAAGATCCTGCGCATCGATGTCGCCCGCGACCGTTACACCATCCCGGCCGACAACCCCTTCGCGAGCGGCGGCGGTCGCGGCGAGGTGTGGGCGTACGGGCTGCGGAACCCGTGGCGTATCACGTTCGATGCTGCGACGGGCCAACTCTGGGCCGGTGACGTCGGCCAGGGGGAGTGGGAAGAAGTGGACCGCATCGTCCCCGGAGGCAACTACGGCTGGAATACGCTGGAAGGCTACGAGTGCTACACGGCCTCGACGTGCAGCGCGGCGGGCACGTTCCTGCCGCGGGCGGCGTATAGCCACGAGTTCGGGTGCTCGGTGACCGGCGGCTACGTCTATCGCGGCAACGCGATGCCGGAACTGCAAGGCTGGTACGTCTACGGTGACTTCTGCTCCGGCAAAGTCTGGGCGGTGAACGCGGCGACGAACGAGGGCGCGGCGATACCTTTGGCGGACACGGGACTCGCAATCTCCTCGTTCGCGGTGCTAAGCGATGGCGAGTTGTATCTCGTGACGTTCAACAACGCGATCTACCGGCTGGAACGCAAGCCGTAG
- the pstC gene encoding phosphate ABC transporter permease subunit PstC yields MAVTSAREVTYDDLRRRPLRHTGERIIEMLLLGCAIVSLLTTIAIVFVLFGETSRFFEEVSFRDFFLETEWQPLFRPITYGIWELVAGTVNVVLWSLVIALPLGLAAAIYLSEYAAPRTRRVLKPLLEALAGVPTIVYAYFALTVVTQDILLKLPYIGERISFFNALGASMMMAVMILPTIASISEDAMSNVPRELREGAYGLGATRLEVATRVVVPAALSGIVAAVLLAIARVVGETMIVAIAAGSTPNLTLSPLESIQTMTGYMLQVGLGDAARGTIDYQSIFAVGSMLFIMTLLLNVGANIIVGRFREEYD; encoded by the coding sequence ATGGCCGTGACCTCAGCCCGAGAAGTCACCTACGACGACCTGCGAAGAAGACCGCTGCGCCATACGGGCGAGCGCATCATCGAGATGCTGTTGCTCGGCTGCGCGATCGTCTCACTCCTCACGACGATCGCCATCGTCTTCGTGCTGTTCGGCGAGACGTCGCGGTTCTTCGAGGAAGTCTCGTTTCGCGATTTCTTCCTTGAGACTGAGTGGCAACCGCTTTTCCGCCCGATCACGTACGGGATCTGGGAACTGGTCGCCGGTACCGTCAACGTCGTGCTCTGGTCGTTGGTGATCGCGCTCCCCCTCGGTCTGGCGGCGGCGATCTACTTGAGCGAGTATGCGGCGCCGCGCACACGGCGCGTGCTCAAGCCCCTGCTCGAGGCCCTCGCCGGCGTCCCGACGATCGTCTACGCCTACTTCGCGCTCACAGTTGTCACGCAGGACATCCTGCTCAAGTTGCCGTACATCGGTGAGCGCATCTCGTTCTTTAACGCGCTTGGCGCCAGCATGATGATGGCCGTCATGATCCTGCCGACGATCGCGTCGATCTCGGAAGACGCGATGTCCAATGTGCCGCGCGAGTTGCGGGAGGGCGCATACGGCCTGGGCGCGACCCGCCTGGAGGTGGCGACGCGCGTCGTCGTCCCCGCTGCACTGTCCGGCATCGTCGCCGCGGTGCTGCTCGCGATCGCACGCGTCGTCGGCGAGACGATGATTGTCGCCATCGCCGCCGGCTCGACGCCGAACCTCACGCTCTCACCGCTGGAGAGCATCCAGACCATGACCGGCTACATGCTCCAAGTCGGCCTCGGCGACGCTGCGCGCGGGACGATCGACTACCAGTCGATCTTCGCCGTCGGATCCATGCTCTTCATCATGACGCTGCTGCTCAACGTCGGCGCCAACATCATCGTCGGCCGCTTCCGCGAGGAGTACGACTGA
- the phoU gene encoding phosphate signaling complex protein PhoU produces the protein MTRELFDKKLRELQDDVLVMGSMVEKALQRSVEALRNRDTSLSDSVVRDDTLINAKRYEIEEKCIHTIAREQPMAADLRVLVAILFIANELERMADHAEGIGRINLMLGDEPLPRPLGDILEMSTRAQDMLRRALTSFVDRDDNAARLICDEDDAIDGLYDSSYHTLIQEMIKTPADVQRITYLIWTSHNLERIADRVTNICERVIFMVTGQLEEINVSRY, from the coding sequence ATGACCAGAGAGTTGTTCGACAAGAAACTCCGGGAACTCCAAGACGACGTGCTGGTCATGGGCAGCATGGTCGAGAAAGCACTCCAGCGTTCCGTGGAGGCGCTCCGCAACCGTGATACGTCCCTCTCCGACTCCGTCGTCCGCGACGACACGCTGATCAACGCAAAGCGTTACGAGATCGAGGAGAAGTGCATCCACACCATCGCGCGGGAACAACCGATGGCCGCCGACCTCCGCGTCCTCGTGGCGATTCTCTTTATCGCCAACGAGCTCGAGCGCATGGCGGACCACGCGGAGGGCATCGGCCGCATCAACCTGATGCTCGGGGACGAACCGTTGCCGCGGCCGCTCGGCGACATCCTGGAGATGTCCACCCGCGCGCAGGATATGCTGCGCCGCGCCCTCACGTCGTTCGTCGACCGCGATGACAATGCCGCGCGCCTCATCTGTGATGAGGACGACGCCATCGATGGCCTGTACGACAGCTCCTATCATACGCTGATCCAGGAAATGATCAAGACTCCCGCCGATGTGCAGCGCATCACCTACTTGATCTGGACCTCGCACAACCTGGAGCGCATCGCTGATCGCGTGACAAACATTTGTGAGCGCGTGATCTTCATGGTCACCGGCCAGTTGGAAGAGATAAATGTCTCGCGGTACTGA
- the pstB gene encoding phosphate ABC transporter ATP-binding protein PstB — protein MVHTSERRTTEERLAATETLPLSERVTRLSDESVLEVTDFHAYYRDFRALYNVSFEIPARKITALIGPSGCGKSTLLRCMNRMNDLVPGFHIEGRMTYRGLDLYARDVDPVEVRRRIGMVFQKPNPFPKSIYENIAFGPKVNGIKGNMSEIVENSLRQAALWDDVKDKLNSSGLALSGGQQQRLCIARALAVQPEIILMDEPCSALDPIATLKIEDLMRNLAKDYTIVIVTHNMQQAARVADYTAFLMMRPDRAGELVEFTDTDVLFTTPKDKRTEDYITGRFG, from the coding sequence ATGGTGCACACCAGCGAGCGCAGGACGACGGAGGAACGACTGGCCGCCACCGAGACGCTGCCCCTCTCCGAGCGCGTGACGCGCCTCTCGGACGAATCGGTCTTGGAGGTGACAGACTTTCACGCCTACTACCGCGACTTCCGTGCGCTCTACAACGTCTCGTTCGAGATTCCTGCGCGCAAGATCACAGCGCTTATCGGCCCGTCGGGCTGCGGCAAGAGCACATTACTGCGCTGCATGAACCGCATGAACGACCTCGTGCCCGGATTTCACATCGAAGGGCGTATGACGTACCGCGGGCTCGATCTGTACGCGCGAGACGTCGACCCGGTCGAAGTCCGGCGGCGCATCGGCATGGTGTTCCAGAAGCCGAACCCGTTCCCCAAGTCGATCTACGAAAACATCGCCTTCGGCCCGAAGGTCAACGGCATCAAGGGCAACATGAGCGAGATCGTCGAGAACTCGCTGCGCCAGGCGGCGCTCTGGGACGATGTGAAAGACAAGCTCAATTCGAGTGGCCTCGCGCTCTCCGGCGGTCAGCAGCAGCGGCTCTGCATCGCCCGTGCGCTGGCGGTGCAGCCGGAGATCATCCTTATGGACGAGCCGTGCAGCGCGCTCGATCCCATCGCCACGCTCAAGATCGAAGACCTCATGCGGAACCTGGCGAAGGACTACACCATCGTCATCGTCACGCACAACATGCAGCAGGCGGCGCGCGTCGCCGATTACACCGCCTTCCTCATGATGCGGCCCGACCGCGCGGGCGAACTCGTCGAGTTTACTGACACCGACGTGCTCTTCACGACCCCGAAGGACAAGCGGACGGAAGACTACATCACCGGCCGGTTCGGCTAG
- a CDS encoding maleylpyruvate isomerase N-terminal domain-containing protein, which translates to MAATQLATNRKQDVIEGLEFLMQQADRIATRFTDDDWTRPSDHGGWTAKQVYAHVTGLGALIPQFVEGYVAAGPANDIGPKTPIDDINAGLVGDRTKASPRELGDEFAKNYGAALDWARKQPDDFFAKRGTLGGYENWTAADLLVTAFVMHAVAHLYNASTRFP; encoded by the coding sequence ATGGCCGCGACGCAACTGGCTACCAACCGCAAGCAGGACGTCATCGAAGGGCTCGAGTTCCTGATGCAACAGGCGGACCGCATCGCGACGCGTTTCACCGACGACGATTGGACGCGTCCCTCTGATCATGGCGGCTGGACGGCGAAGCAGGTCTACGCGCACGTCACGGGCCTGGGTGCGCTGATCCCGCAGTTCGTCGAAGGGTACGTGGCGGCCGGCCCGGCGAACGACATCGGGCCGAAGACGCCGATCGACGACATCAACGCGGGACTCGTCGGCGACCGCACGAAAGCATCGCCCCGCGAGCTGGGCGACGAGTTCGCGAAGAACTACGGCGCCGCGCTCGACTGGGCACGCAAGCAGCCCGACGATTTTTTCGCGAAGCGAGGGACGCTAGGCGGGTACGAGAACTGGACCGCCGCCGACCTTCTCGTTACCGCGTTCGTGATGCACGCCGTCGCGCACCTGTACAACGCATCGACGCGCTTTCCGTAG
- a CDS encoding PQQ-dependent sugar dehydrogenase: MMGKWAAGLLLLALSLGACTSDGDGDATPTTPPAPSATQATAEPGATPPPRAVSENGYIAEQVFPNIAIGGMLGMHPIPGEDGFVVVLTQDGVIYRASIEDASQEPTVFLDIRDRIKPDLGTEEGLLGLAFSPEYGTTGEFYIDYTADNPRRNVISRFVSKGDAADPASETVLLEIEQPFPNHNGGALAFGPDDMLYIASGDGGSGGDPQGNGQRLDTMLGKILRVDVSGGEEYTVPDENPFADGGGLPEIWAYGLRNPWRITFDSETGALWAADVGQGEVEEIDIIERGGNYGWNIMEGPECYDADDCDQSGLVLPRASYGHEDGNCSVTGGYVYRGDRLPELEGWYIYGDFCSGLVWGINTSSATTETANPVLLAQTGRAIASFALDASQEFYLVTFNNAIDRLAPAP; the protein is encoded by the coding sequence ATGATGGGGAAGTGGGCGGCAGGCCTCCTGTTGCTTGCATTGTCACTTGGCGCGTGCACCAGCGATGGCGACGGCGACGCCACGCCAACGACGCCGCCCGCACCATCGGCGACGCAGGCCACCGCCGAGCCCGGTGCGACTCCGCCGCCCCGCGCCGTAAGCGAGAACGGTTACATCGCAGAGCAGGTGTTCCCGAACATTGCGATCGGCGGAATGCTGGGCATGCATCCGATCCCCGGCGAGGACGGCTTCGTGGTCGTACTCACGCAGGACGGCGTCATCTACCGCGCAAGCATCGAAGACGCGTCGCAGGAGCCAACGGTCTTCCTTGATATCCGCGACCGCATCAAGCCTGACCTAGGCACCGAGGAAGGTCTGCTCGGACTCGCCTTCTCACCTGAGTACGGTACCACCGGCGAGTTCTACATCGACTACACCGCGGACAACCCGCGCCGAAACGTGATCTCCCGCTTCGTGTCGAAGGGTGACGCCGCTGACCCGGCATCGGAGACCGTGTTGCTCGAAATCGAGCAGCCGTTCCCCAACCACAACGGCGGCGCGCTGGCCTTCGGGCCCGATGACATGCTCTACATCGCATCCGGCGACGGCGGTTCTGGCGGCGACCCGCAAGGCAACGGCCAGCGACTCGACACCATGCTCGGGAAGATCCTGCGCGTCGACGTGTCAGGCGGTGAGGAATACACCGTGCCTGACGAGAACCCGTTCGCGGACGGCGGCGGGCTCCCCGAGATCTGGGCATACGGGCTGCGCAACCCGTGGCGCATCACGTTCGACAGCGAGACCGGCGCGCTCTGGGCGGCGGACGTCGGTCAGGGCGAGGTCGAGGAGATCGACATCATCGAACGGGGCGGCAATTACGGCTGGAACATCATGGAAGGTCCGGAGTGCTACGACGCGGACGACTGCGACCAGTCCGGGCTCGTACTGCCGCGCGCATCGTACGGTCATGAAGACGGCAACTGCTCGGTCACCGGCGGCTACGTGTATCGCGGCGACCGCCTGCCGGAACTCGAAGGTTGGTACATCTACGGCGACTTCTGCAGCGGCCTCGTATGGGGCATCAACACGAGCAGCGCGACGACCGAGACGGCTAATCCGGTGCTGCTTGCGCAGACCGGCCGCGCGATCGCATCGTTCGCGCTCGACGCGTCGCAAGAGTTCTACCTGGTGACGTTCAACAACGCGATCGACCGGCTGGCGCCCGCCCCGTAG
- a CDS encoding sulfite exporter TauE/SafE family protein, which yields MEAWEVIGLFAAAFVAGAINAVAGGGSLITFPALLAFGYPSKPANVTNTVGLWPGTVGGSWGYREELGRQRGRVAALALPSAAGAIAGSAILLATPQSAFDVVVPFLIVFAVLLMAFQDQLSDFALSHRLRSEESAAIPLTLTLATFMLAVYGAYFGAGFGILTLAVFAILIPDDIQHSNALKGLQALLVNGIAFVYFALFGPVEWGPAAAMAVGAVLGGYLGVGVARRLGRQWLRLAVIAYGTVVAVVLFVQLVA from the coding sequence ATGGAAGCGTGGGAGGTCATCGGGCTGTTCGCGGCGGCGTTCGTCGCGGGCGCGATCAATGCCGTGGCGGGCGGCGGCTCGCTGATCACGTTTCCGGCGCTGCTTGCGTTCGGGTATCCGTCGAAGCCGGCTAACGTGACGAACACCGTCGGGCTGTGGCCGGGGACGGTCGGCGGTTCCTGGGGGTATCGCGAGGAGCTAGGACGCCAGCGAGGCCGCGTCGCGGCGCTCGCGCTGCCCAGTGCGGCGGGCGCAATCGCGGGTTCGGCGATCCTGCTCGCGACGCCGCAGTCGGCCTTCGACGTCGTGGTGCCGTTCCTCATCGTGTTTGCGGTGCTCTTGATGGCATTCCAGGACCAGCTCAGCGACTTCGCGCTGTCGCATCGCCTGCGCAGCGAGGAATCAGCCGCGATCCCGCTGACGCTCACGCTCGCGACGTTCATGCTGGCAGTCTACGGCGCGTATTTCGGCGCGGGGTTCGGCATTCTCACGCTGGCGGTATTCGCCATCCTCATTCCGGACGACATCCAGCATTCGAACGCGCTCAAGGGGTTGCAGGCGCTGCTGGTCAATGGCATCGCCTTTGTGTACTTCGCGCTCTTCGGCCCTGTCGAGTGGGGTCCGGCTGCCGCGATGGCCGTCGGCGCGGTGCTCGGCGGGTATCTGGGCGTCGGCGTGGCGCGGCGGCTCGGGCGGCAGTGGCTGCGGCTCGCCGTGATCGCGTACGGGACGGTGGTGGCGGTGGTGTTGTTTGTGCAGTTAGTTGCGTGA
- a CDS encoding serine hydrolase domain-containing protein has translation MIDATHIAAKPEDLGIDAEKLEMVFARAKRDVDDGTLPSAQVAIARHGKLAGMRTYGSAVQGGVDKPATDDTLYHFFSSTKAIVAAAVWLLFEEDQLRLDEKVADIIPEFGTNGKDAIDVETMMLHAGGFPYAPFKPEFWGNREALLEAMTRWRLTWPVDSRYEYHPTSMHWVLSEIIYRRGGADYKTFIRERLLAPMGLDDLFVGCPPEQQHRIADVTYTHEPVEPPAGWGEVTPEFIMRFNGPHHRQAGAPGAGAIASAAAMALFYQALVNGGETAGGKRVMKRETIEFGTKVRARPHHIDLTLKYLDPTLSVNTNRALAVTVAGDDGYAFMRGYGRTCSPRAFGHGGAGGQIAWGDPATGISVGYATNGFADMMTMGRRITAIGSLAGSCLL, from the coding sequence ATGATCGACGCCACGCACATCGCCGCGAAGCCGGAGGATCTCGGCATCGACGCGGAGAAGCTGGAGATGGTGTTCGCGCGCGCGAAGCGTGACGTCGACGATGGCACGCTGCCGAGCGCGCAGGTAGCGATCGCGCGGCACGGCAAGCTCGCCGGCATGCGCACGTACGGCTCGGCGGTGCAGGGCGGCGTCGACAAGCCGGCGACCGACGACACGCTGTACCATTTCTTCTCGTCGACGAAGGCGATCGTCGCGGCGGCGGTGTGGCTACTGTTCGAAGAAGACCAACTGCGGCTTGATGAGAAGGTGGCGGACATCATCCCGGAGTTCGGGACGAACGGAAAAGATGCGATCGACGTCGAGACGATGATGCTGCACGCAGGCGGCTTCCCGTACGCGCCGTTCAAACCCGAGTTCTGGGGCAATCGTGAAGCCCTCCTCGAAGCGATGACCCGCTGGCGCCTGACGTGGCCGGTCGACAGCCGGTACGAGTATCACCCGACGTCGATGCACTGGGTGTTGTCGGAGATCATCTATCGCCGCGGCGGTGCGGACTACAAGACGTTCATTCGCGAACGGCTGCTCGCGCCAATGGGGCTCGACGACCTGTTCGTCGGCTGTCCGCCGGAGCAGCAGCATCGCATCGCCGACGTGACGTACACGCACGAGCCGGTCGAGCCGCCGGCCGGCTGGGGCGAAGTGACGCCGGAGTTCATCATGCGCTTCAACGGACCGCACCATCGCCAGGCGGGGGCACCGGGGGCCGGCGCCATCGCTTCGGCGGCGGCGATGGCGCTGTTTTACCAGGCGTTGGTCAACGGCGGCGAGACGGCCGGCGGCAAGCGCGTCATGAAGCGCGAGACGATCGAGTTCGGCACGAAAGTACGGGCGCGGCCGCACCACATCGACCTGACGCTCAAGTACCTCGACCCGACGTTGAGCGTGAACACGAACCGCGCGCTCGCCGTCACGGTCGCCGGCGACGACGGCTATGCCTTCATGCGCGGCTACGGGCGCACGTGCTCGCCGCGGGCGTTTGGGCACGGCGGCGCTGGCGGCCAGATCGCGTGGGGCGACCCGGCGACCGGCATCTCCGTCGGCTACGCGACGAACGGCTTCGCCGATATGATGACGATGGGTCGGCGCATCACCGCGATTGGCAGTCTCGCCGGGAGCTGCCTGCTGTAA